One part of the Rothia sp. ZJ932 genome encodes these proteins:
- the nagA gene encoding N-acetylglucosamine-6-phosphate deacetylase: MSEQLYSNVVMHSAGSDVARGWVHLRDGSEVARGEGDVPQIADVATLDGSDLTLAPRFTDIHNHGGGGISFEDAPAIGAALDVHVAAGTGQLVASLVTNPVQDIAVTVGALREVIERQKSHERQLVGIHLEGPYLSPAHKGAHNPHFLVSPTPAQAAQLIEAGGGYLKQITIAPETDSDLAAIRYFVEHGVAVAVGHTDADYALAKAAFEAGASILTHTFNAMRPLLHREPGPVAAALDSEHVTLELICDGVHVHAPTMRALWAMAPGRVALVTDAMAAAGCQDGHYMLGSLDVDVVDSVARLSEGGAIAGSTLTLARAVETAVSVGISLPEAIEAAATVPARALGFDQPAGGNLLDRQGKLVATFAD; the protein is encoded by the coding sequence ATGTCAGAGCAGCTTTATTCTAATGTAGTGATGCATTCTGCTGGGTCAGATGTTGCTCGGGGCTGGGTTCATCTGCGCGATGGGTCTGAGGTGGCCCGTGGTGAGGGTGATGTCCCACAGATAGCCGATGTTGCTACCCTTGACGGTTCTGATCTCACGTTGGCGCCGCGTTTTACTGATATTCATAATCACGGTGGTGGTGGCATTTCTTTTGAGGATGCTCCCGCTATCGGTGCTGCCCTCGATGTGCATGTTGCTGCCGGTACCGGTCAGCTGGTTGCGTCCTTGGTGACTAACCCGGTGCAGGATATCGCTGTAACGGTGGGTGCTCTGCGCGAGGTGATTGAGAGGCAGAAGAGTCATGAGCGTCAGCTGGTGGGTATTCATTTGGAGGGTCCTTACCTCTCTCCCGCGCACAAGGGCGCTCACAATCCTCATTTTTTGGTTTCTCCTACCCCTGCCCAGGCAGCCCAGCTGATTGAGGCGGGGGGAGGGTATCTCAAGCAAATCACCATTGCCCCTGAAACAGATAGCGATTTAGCGGCTATTCGGTATTTCGTGGAGCACGGGGTTGCTGTGGCAGTGGGGCACACCGACGCTGACTACGCCCTGGCGAAGGCTGCTTTCGAAGCTGGCGCGTCTATTCTCACACATACTTTCAACGCTATGCGCCCGCTCTTGCACCGCGAACCAGGACCGGTAGCTGCCGCTTTGGATTCTGAGCATGTAACCCTTGAACTGATTTGCGACGGCGTACACGTTCATGCACCGACCATGCGAGCGCTGTGGGCGATGGCACCCGGACGCGTTGCGCTGGTGACGGACGCGATGGCGGCTGCCGGTTGTCAGGACGGTCATTACATGCTGGGTTCGCTCGATGTTGATGTGGTTGATTCGGTGGCAAGGCTCTCTGAGGGTGGGGCGATTGCAGGCAGCACGCTAACTCTGGCGCGTGCGGTGGAAACCGCTGTTTCTGTGGGAATCTCCCTGCCTGAGGCGATTGAGGCAGCTGCTACTGTTCCTGCCCGCGCGTTGGGCTTTGACCAGCCCGCCGGCGGTAACCTTCTCGATCGGCAGGGAAAGTTGGTAGCAACTTTCGCGGACTAG
- a CDS encoding GntR family transcriptional regulator gives MNTTQNPKQPLYKELAELLRTSYISTAAEHAPLPTERSLQEKFGVSRDTVRRALNYLTLRGDIYTRAGSGSYVAARLNIHKTPRLTSFTEDMCERGHEPASATLECGLVEAPDAVARHLRLPPGAQVYKVVRLRTADGLPMAYETAYLLRAPFAQQAPHTTGSLDEQLTRAGYRIVSATQRISAHSLSATEAMVLEQPLSAPALAVHRVGFTGEGTPVEATTTLYRADRYDFEVKVEREGI, from the coding sequence ATGAATACTACTCAGAATCCTAAGCAGCCGCTGTATAAAGAACTCGCTGAATTGCTGCGTACCTCTTATATTTCTACGGCAGCAGAACACGCCCCACTGCCCACCGAGCGTTCCCTTCAAGAAAAATTCGGGGTAAGCCGTGATACGGTGCGCCGCGCCCTCAACTACCTGACCCTGCGCGGTGACATTTATACCCGTGCTGGCTCTGGCAGTTACGTTGCCGCGCGTCTCAACATCCACAAGACTCCCCGGCTGACGTCTTTCACCGAAGATATGTGCGAGCGCGGTCATGAGCCAGCTTCGGCAACTTTGGAATGTGGTTTGGTGGAGGCTCCGGACGCGGTGGCTCGGCATTTGCGTCTGCCGCCGGGGGCTCAGGTGTATAAGGTGGTGCGTTTGCGTACTGCTGATGGTCTGCCGATGGCGTATGAAACGGCTTATTTGTTGCGGGCTCCTTTTGCGCAGCAGGCTCCGCACACTACCGGTTCGTTGGATGAGCAGCTGACTCGCGCAGGGTATCGTATTGTTTCAGCGACCCAGCGTATTAGCGCTCACTCGTTGAGTGCTACTGAAGCTATGGTTTTGGAGCAGCCGTTGAGCGCTCCTGCGTTGGCTGTGCATCGGGTGGGTTTCACCGGTGAGGGTACACCGGTTGAAGCGACGACAACTCTGTACCGTGCAGACCGTTATGATTTTGAAGTCAAGGTTGAAAGAGAAGGCATATAG
- the nagB gene encoding glucosamine-6-phosphate deaminase: protein MEIIIMPSDNEVGRYAASLMAKEISAKPNAVLGVATGSSPESTYKHLAQLTSEGLDLTNIKAFALDEYVGMDLDHPESYHSVIRREVVERVGLSPDNVRVPNGMAEDIAAECADYERDIKESGGVDIQLLGIGSNGHIGFNEPGSSLVSRTRIKTLAPKTVKDNARFFDGDESKVPVHCLTQGIGTIMEARKVLLVAIGKNKAKAVAGLVEGPIGTFCPASILQLHPNATIVVDEEAASELKNTEYYNYARDNMPNWQRPETLKA, encoded by the coding sequence ATGGAAATTATCATCATGCCCTCAGACAACGAAGTCGGTCGCTACGCAGCCTCACTCATGGCTAAAGAAATCAGCGCGAAGCCCAATGCAGTACTGGGCGTAGCCACCGGCTCATCTCCCGAAAGCACCTACAAACACCTCGCCCAGCTCACCAGCGAAGGTTTGGATCTCACCAACATCAAAGCATTTGCCCTTGACGAGTACGTAGGTATGGACCTTGACCACCCTGAGTCTTACCACAGCGTAATCCGCCGCGAAGTTGTAGAGCGCGTTGGTCTCTCACCCGACAACGTGCGCGTACCCAACGGCATGGCAGAAGACATCGCCGCCGAATGTGCAGACTACGAACGAGACATCAAGGAATCGGGCGGTGTTGATATTCAGCTGCTCGGTATCGGTTCCAACGGTCACATCGGCTTCAACGAACCCGGTTCATCTTTGGTATCACGCACCCGCATCAAGACTTTGGCTCCCAAGACCGTCAAAGACAACGCTCGTTTTTTCGACGGTGATGAATCCAAGGTGCCCGTTCACTGCCTGACCCAGGGTATCGGCACCATCATGGAGGCACGCAAGGTTTTGCTGGTCGCTATTGGCAAAAACAAGGCGAAGGCAGTTGCCGGTCTGGTAGAAGGTCCCATCGGTACTTTCTGCCCCGCGTCCATCTTGCAGTTGCACCCGAACGCAACCATCGTGGTTGATGAAGAAGCCGCATCAGAGCTGAAGAACACCGAGTACTACAACTACGCGCGCGATAACATGCCTAACTGGCAGCGCCCCGAGACTCTCAAAGCGTAG
- a CDS encoding alpha/beta hydrolase fold domain-containing protein has translation MKALAGISALAVGGAAVYLGRYALMRSADVEAVAPSLRHPILYLPKHNKLSLYVQTYNWKKHFPLTRYDGLLDVHEVTTGAEGSAGELVSFLNVPRQRSGRGAVVWFHGGGHLAGSAEADQMYCSRLAFELGVPVLNVEYRLGGEFAFPADIDDGVQALRWLIDHSEHYGIDSQKIALAGASAGAGIAASVVQRAVDEGVPVAYQALIYPMLDDRTGTQQDHEGRARFIWSPESNERAWGIYLGGAAGAAELPEYAAPGRRTDLTGLPATWLGTGTLDLFYPEDVAYVKNLRASEVEVETCIIEGMYHGADGMMPLAEASTKLWRSMIEGLRTAVL, from the coding sequence ATGAAAGCTCTCGCTGGTATAAGTGCTCTAGCGGTTGGTGGTGCGGCGGTCTATCTCGGTCGGTACGCTTTGATGCGTTCTGCCGATGTAGAGGCAGTTGCACCCTCCTTGCGCCATCCCATTCTCTACCTGCCCAAGCACAATAAACTTTCGCTGTACGTGCAGACCTACAATTGGAAAAAACATTTTCCGTTGACCCGTTACGATGGGCTGCTTGATGTTCACGAGGTCACAACAGGTGCAGAGGGGAGTGCCGGTGAACTCGTCTCATTCTTGAACGTGCCCAGGCAGCGTTCCGGACGCGGTGCCGTGGTGTGGTTTCACGGTGGCGGGCATTTGGCGGGCTCTGCTGAGGCAGATCAGATGTACTGTTCCCGCCTGGCTTTTGAGCTGGGTGTTCCAGTGCTGAATGTGGAGTACCGTCTGGGCGGGGAGTTCGCTTTCCCCGCTGATATTGACGATGGTGTGCAGGCTCTGCGCTGGTTGATAGACCACAGCGAGCACTACGGTATTGATTCCCAGAAGATTGCGCTGGCTGGTGCAAGCGCTGGTGCAGGTATTGCTGCCTCTGTCGTTCAGCGGGCTGTCGATGAAGGTGTGCCTGTTGCTTATCAGGCACTGATTTACCCCATGCTGGATGATCGCACCGGTACCCAGCAGGATCACGAGGGACGGGCGCGTTTTATTTGGTCGCCTGAATCCAATGAGCGTGCGTGGGGCATTTATCTGGGTGGGGCAGCAGGTGCTGCTGAGTTGCCCGAGTATGCTGCACCCGGACGTCGCACTGACCTCACCGGCTTGCCTGCCACTTGGCTGGGCACCGGTACTCTGGATCTCTTCTACCCCGAGGACGTGGCGTATGTGAAGAACCTCCGCGCAAGCGAAGTGGAGGTAGAAACCTGCATCATTGAAGGTATGTACCACGGGGCCGATGGCATGATGCCCCTGGCTGAAGCCTCCACGAAACTGTGGAGGTCGATGATTGAGGGGCTCCGGACGGCGGTGCTCTAG
- a CDS encoding DUF4862 family protein — protein sequence MSNLSVPVVVGAYAAMPTDVAEQEEFYAQLAQIAGATALEIPFHKTGLNVETGWLAQQMRGRFTQSIITLIPGTMARVGETGVFGLASTDEGGRTAGLDFVRQAREVAEEINQATGAQSVSALHIHSAPSVKADKQAFAKSLEELLSEDPWSTRLVIEHCDAYSPEIAGEKRFLSLDAEIAAAQQAGLGITVNWGRSAVEAQDGERPSEHLRALVDTGVLEGLMFSGAGHKANQYGGEWADAHLPLTADEPTSLMDAAEVARCLEIVADAPRYVGAKIQAPKTASVDQRIAMISNITQLLK from the coding sequence TTGTCGAATCTATCTGTTCCTGTAGTGGTGGGAGCTTACGCTGCCATGCCCACTGATGTTGCTGAGCAAGAAGAATTTTATGCGCAGCTTGCGCAGATTGCTGGGGCAACTGCCCTGGAGATTCCTTTTCATAAGACCGGTCTGAACGTTGAGACCGGCTGGCTGGCGCAACAGATGCGCGGGCGATTCACGCAGTCGATCATCACGCTGATTCCGGGCACTATGGCTCGGGTGGGTGAAACCGGTGTCTTTGGTTTGGCATCAACAGACGAGGGAGGACGCACCGCCGGGCTTGATTTTGTGCGTCAGGCTCGCGAAGTCGCTGAGGAGATTAATCAGGCGACCGGTGCGCAGTCGGTGAGCGCACTGCATATTCATTCGGCACCCTCGGTGAAGGCTGATAAGCAGGCTTTCGCCAAGTCTTTGGAAGAACTGCTAAGTGAAGATCCCTGGTCGACCCGTTTAGTGATTGAGCACTGCGACGCCTACTCCCCCGAGATTGCCGGCGAGAAGCGTTTCTTGTCGTTGGATGCTGAGATCGCTGCCGCGCAACAAGCCGGACTAGGTATCACTGTGAACTGGGGACGCTCAGCAGTGGAGGCTCAAGACGGTGAGCGTCCGAGCGAGCACCTGCGCGCACTCGTTGATACCGGTGTGCTTGAGGGGCTCATGTTCTCGGGTGCCGGGCACAAGGCAAATCAGTACGGTGGGGAATGGGCAGATGCCCACCTACCCCTGACTGCTGATGAGCCGACGTCTTTGATGGATGCCGCCGAAGTAGCTCGCTGCCTAGAGATTGTTGCGGACGCACCGCGCTACGTGGGTGCAAAAATTCAGGCGCCGAAAACCGCCAGCGTAGACCAGCGCATTGCGATGATTAGCAACATTACACAGCTGCTTAAGTAA
- a CDS encoding N-acetylmannosamine-6-phosphate 2-epimerase, translating to MFTRSELIEKLAGQLIVSCQAYPGEPMRDPRTTGQVAASAVMGGAAAVRVQGLADVQFTHTAVEVPVIGLWKDGHDGIFITPTLHHALAVANAGAHVVALDGTTRERPDGLSLAEVVAGVHENSNALVMADCDSLEAALAAAEAGADFIGTTLAGYTDTRPKTDGPDLDLLSAIASAEIGIPLIAEGRIHTPAQARQALEAGAHAVVVGTAITHPISITGWFKNALSK from the coding sequence ATGTTCACTCGCTCAGAACTCATTGAAAAACTAGCCGGGCAGCTCATTGTTTCGTGCCAGGCTTACCCCGGTGAACCGATGCGAGACCCCCGCACCACTGGTCAGGTAGCAGCATCAGCTGTTATGGGTGGTGCTGCCGCTGTTCGTGTGCAGGGTCTAGCCGATGTTCAGTTCACCCACACCGCTGTTGAGGTGCCCGTCATTGGTCTGTGGAAAGACGGTCACGACGGCATTTTCATCACCCCCACTCTCCACCACGCCCTGGCGGTAGCGAACGCAGGTGCTCACGTGGTCGCGCTCGACGGCACTACCCGCGAGCGTCCGGACGGGTTGAGCTTGGCTGAGGTTGTTGCCGGAGTGCATGAGAACTCCAACGCCCTGGTCATGGCTGACTGTGATTCGTTGGAAGCAGCTTTGGCAGCTGCCGAAGCGGGTGCTGATTTCATCGGTACCACGCTGGCTGGCTACACCGATACCCGCCCCAAGACCGACGGCCCGGACCTTGATTTGCTCTCTGCCATCGCGTCCGCCGAAATCGGTATTCCACTGATTGCTGAGGGACGTATTCATACCCCGGCACAGGCACGTCAGGCGCTGGAGGCTGGTGCCCACGCGGTAGTGGTTGGTACCGCTATCACCCACCCGATTTCTATTACCGGTTGGTTTAAGAACGCTCTGTCTAAGTAA
- a CDS encoding ROK family protein, whose protein sequence is MTQQFAVGIDLGGTKTAFGVVDANGQVYERHEIPTIADIGGEELARNTARGALTVIEQVTARGGEVTGIGIGSAGVIGAKGEVITAANVITDWSGVPLAHIISEETGLPTYAVNDVHAHALGESWAGAAAEAPSSLLVAFGTGVGGGYISQGEPLKGAHFLAGHVGHFSSPLALDIPCPCGGTGHLEAVAAGPAIHRRYLATGGDASSPDTKDVAARARAGEQKAIDAIEFAARAAGIALGDLVNILNPHVLVLSGGVVNLGDLWLPIVEKEFRAAALGQAKETPLVAAQLGSDAPIIGAATLIPNFLER, encoded by the coding sequence ATGACTCAACAATTTGCTGTGGGCATTGACTTGGGCGGCACTAAAACAGCTTTCGGCGTGGTGGACGCTAACGGTCAGGTATACGAGAGACACGAGATTCCTACCATCGCTGATATTGGTGGTGAAGAACTGGCTCGTAATACTGCCCGCGGTGCTCTGACTGTTATTGAGCAGGTAACAGCGCGCGGTGGCGAAGTGACCGGTATTGGCATCGGTTCTGCCGGTGTGATTGGCGCTAAGGGCGAAGTAATCACTGCCGCAAATGTTATTACAGACTGGAGCGGTGTACCACTGGCGCATATTATCAGCGAAGAGACCGGTTTACCCACCTACGCTGTCAATGACGTTCACGCCCACGCTCTGGGTGAATCGTGGGCTGGCGCAGCAGCTGAAGCACCTAGTAGCTTGCTCGTAGCCTTCGGCACCGGAGTTGGTGGAGGTTACATCAGCCAGGGTGAGCCGCTCAAAGGCGCCCACTTTCTCGCTGGCCATGTAGGGCACTTCTCTTCCCCGCTCGCGCTGGATATTCCCTGCCCCTGTGGCGGCACCGGTCACCTTGAAGCCGTAGCAGCCGGACCCGCCATTCACCGCCGCTACCTGGCAACCGGTGGCGACGCGTCCTCACCCGATACTAAAGACGTTGCCGCCCGCGCCCGAGCCGGTGAGCAAAAAGCAATTGACGCCATTGAGTTTGCCGCCCGCGCCGCAGGTATTGCCCTGGGAGACTTGGTGAATATCTTGAACCCGCACGTACTTGTACTCTCAGGCGGTGTGGTAAATCTGGGAGATTTGTGGCTGCCCATCGTTGAAAAAGAGTTCAGGGCAGCAGCTTTGGGGCAGGCAAAAGAAACTCCCCTCGTAGCTGCACAGCTTGGTTCCGATGCGCCGATTATTGGTGCAGCAACCCTTATTCCTAATTTTCTTGAGAGGTAA
- a CDS encoding dihydrodipicolinate synthase family protein, whose amino-acid sequence MANPKFSGVIPPVLTPRTADGQLDVESLKKSVAHLIEGGVNGLFVLGSSGEVPYLTNAERETALKTVIEANEGRVPVIVGTNDQTTARVIDEAKRLLAIGGDAIVITSQYYALDNPIEEERHFREVAAAVDVPVFVYDVPVRTKQKLSVPLLTKLAREGVIVGVKDSSGDDVSFRLLAQATRDIEGFSLFTGHEVVCDGAMLSGAHGIVPGLGNVDPAGYKRLYDAAVAGDWDAARKEQDRLADLFNIVFVETPTVSGGAAGLGAFKTALEIIGVLESNTMSTPMETLGDSERERIRGIVEAAGLL is encoded by the coding sequence ATGGCAAATCCCAAGTTTTCGGGCGTTATTCCCCCGGTACTTACCCCCCGTACCGCTGATGGTCAGCTCGATGTTGAGTCACTGAAAAAATCAGTTGCGCACCTGATTGAAGGCGGCGTCAACGGTCTGTTCGTTCTCGGTTCTTCCGGTGAAGTTCCCTACCTGACCAACGCAGAGCGTGAAACTGCGCTCAAGACCGTGATTGAGGCTAACGAGGGTCGTGTGCCCGTCATCGTAGGTACCAACGATCAGACCACCGCGCGCGTCATTGATGAGGCAAAGCGCCTGCTGGCTATTGGCGGCGATGCTATCGTTATCACCAGCCAGTACTACGCGCTGGATAACCCCATCGAAGAAGAGCGTCACTTCCGCGAAGTAGCTGCAGCTGTTGATGTACCTGTCTTTGTCTACGACGTACCCGTTCGTACCAAGCAGAAGCTCAGCGTTCCCCTGCTGACCAAACTGGCTCGCGAGGGCGTTATTGTGGGTGTGAAGGATTCATCGGGCGATGATGTTTCATTCCGACTGCTGGCTCAGGCTACCCGCGACATCGAAGGCTTCTCGCTATTCACCGGTCACGAAGTTGTATGCGACGGCGCGATGCTCTCCGGCGCTCACGGTATTGTTCCGGGTCTCGGCAACGTCGACCCCGCAGGCTACAAGCGTCTGTACGACGCTGCTGTTGCGGGTGACTGGGACGCAGCGCGTAAAGAGCAGGACCGCCTGGCTGACCTGTTCAACATCGTCTTTGTAGAAACCCCCACTGTCTCAGGTGGCGCAGCGGGTCTCGGTGCTTTCAAAACCGCTCTTGAGATCATCGGTGTTCTCGAATCCAACACCATGTCAACCCCCATGGAGACCTTGGGCGACAGCGAACGCGAGCGTATTCGCGGCATCGTTGAGGCAGCAGGTCTACTCTAA
- a CDS encoding ATP-binding cassette domain-containing protein, with amino-acid sequence MLNTQGREAVARVSEPIIELKDIKVYHRSRTGGIFKPNIVKAVDGVSLSIRRGETIGIVGESGCGKSTLASVVVGLQKPTDGQMTFKGRNALKRNAAFRKEFGSDISIIFQDPATALNPRMTIQDILKDPLDVHGIGDKSGRDRRVRELLNLVGLPQSAADAMPSQISGGQRQRVAIARALALEPKIIVADEPTSALDVSVRAQVLNLLSDLKEELFLGMVFISHDIQTVRYVSDRICVMNKGKIVEQGSAEQVFDHPTQDYTRKLLGAAPTLLHV; translated from the coding sequence ATGCTCAACACCCAGGGTCGCGAGGCAGTAGCCCGAGTTTCAGAGCCCATTATTGAGCTCAAAGACATCAAGGTCTATCACCGTTCACGTACCGGCGGTATCTTCAAGCCGAACATCGTGAAAGCCGTTGATGGTGTATCACTGTCGATTCGCCGCGGTGAGACCATCGGTATCGTGGGTGAATCTGGTTGCGGTAAGTCAACCTTGGCATCGGTTGTTGTTGGTTTGCAGAAGCCAACCGACGGTCAGATGACTTTCAAGGGACGCAACGCGCTCAAGCGCAACGCTGCTTTCCGCAAGGAATTTGGTTCTGATATTTCAATCATCTTCCAGGATCCGGCAACCGCGCTTAACCCGCGTATGACCATTCAGGATATTCTCAAAGATCCCCTAGATGTTCACGGTATTGGCGATAAGTCAGGACGCGACCGTCGCGTGCGCGAGCTGCTCAACCTCGTTGGTTTGCCGCAGTCAGCAGCGGACGCGATGCCCTCACAGATCTCAGGTGGTCAGCGTCAGCGCGTGGCAATTGCTCGTGCATTGGCTTTGGAACCCAAGATTATTGTGGCTGATGAGCCCACCAGTGCTCTCGACGTATCAGTTCGCGCGCAGGTTCTGAACCTGCTCAGCGACCTGAAAGAAGAGCTCTTCTTGGGTATGGTCTTTATTTCTCACGATATTCAAACCGTTCGCTACGTCTCTGACCGCATCTGCGTGATGAACAAGGGCAAGATTGTTGAGCAGGGTTCTGCTGAGCAGGTTTTCGATCACCCCACCCAGGATTACACTCGCAAGCTCTTGGGCGCAGCGCCCACCCTCTTGCACGTCTAA
- a CDS encoding dipeptide/oligopeptide/nickel ABC transporter permease/ATP-binding protein encodes MRSGLADRLSQPGIRFKALPLGSKIALTFLALIILMAAFAPFVAPHDPLASTGAPISAPDGEYLFGTDRQGRDVLSRLVFGARASLQVGLGAVALALALGGILGAIAATGSKVISEIVMRLMDILMAFPGIALAAVLLASLGNSVGTIIVTIAIVYTPQLARVVRAQVLAAWDEDYVRAERVMGAARPYILLKHVVRNTIAPVLVFATVMVADAIILEASLSFLSAGVRPPSPSWGNVIADGRALVLAGGWWATTFAGLVILLTVLALNVLSEGMTDAMVNPKLRRKVKIDEENNTGGRTSGALTAAPSAADDKSYGEAVGTDALSDTPRKITAEEISAGALISEKGYQDRLASKNLEGVLTQLKDAESRRGDRLIANSEARVILEVKDLSIFFPERFGDTPVVDRVSFTVHEGQTMGLVGESGSGKSITSLAIIGLLDKKAKITGSVMFEGQELVGASEDQYQKLRGAVISMVYQDALSSLNPSMLIKDQMLQLTRRGGRKTPEELLTLVKLDAERTLNSYPHELSGGQRQRVLIAMALSRSPKLVIADEPTTALDVTVQKEVIALLNELREQLGFAMIFVSHDLALVAQVAHRISVMYAGQVVESGATSQLLMNPKHEYTRGLLGSVLSIESGSKRLYQIPGTVPSPGDFAKGDRFAPRSLREGADPNQQLVFVPVEGEEDHYWASHLETTSTKQGA; translated from the coding sequence ATGCGATCAGGTTTAGCTGACCGCCTTTCGCAGCCGGGAATCCGGTTCAAGGCGCTCCCCCTGGGCTCAAAAATTGCCCTTACTTTCTTGGCACTCATTATTCTGATGGCAGCGTTTGCACCGTTTGTTGCACCGCACGACCCGCTGGCATCAACCGGTGCCCCCATTTCAGCACCCGATGGTGAATACCTCTTCGGTACTGACCGTCAGGGTCGTGACGTTCTCTCGCGTCTGGTCTTTGGTGCCCGCGCGTCCTTGCAGGTTGGTTTGGGCGCTGTTGCTCTGGCACTTGCTTTGGGCGGTATTCTCGGTGCTATTGCGGCAACCGGTTCAAAGGTTATCTCCGAAATCGTGATGCGCCTGATGGATATCCTCATGGCGTTCCCCGGTATCGCTCTGGCAGCTGTTCTGCTGGCTTCACTCGGTAACTCCGTGGGTACCATCATCGTTACCATCGCTATTGTTTACACCCCGCAGCTGGCACGCGTTGTGCGTGCGCAGGTGCTAGCGGCATGGGACGAAGACTACGTCCGCGCTGAACGCGTCATGGGTGCAGCACGCCCCTACATTTTGCTCAAGCACGTTGTTCGTAACACCATCGCTCCCGTTCTCGTGTTCGCAACCGTTATGGTTGCAGATGCGATTATCTTGGAAGCATCACTGTCATTCCTCTCAGCAGGTGTTCGCCCGCCGAGCCCCTCATGGGGTAACGTCATCGCTGACGGACGCGCGCTCGTACTTGCCGGTGGCTGGTGGGCAACCACTTTCGCTGGTTTGGTCATCCTGCTGACCGTGCTTGCGCTGAATGTTCTCTCTGAGGGTATGACCGACGCCATGGTTAACCCCAAGCTGCGTCGCAAGGTCAAGATCGATGAAGAGAACAACACCGGTGGTCGTACCTCAGGTGCTCTCACCGCTGCTCCTTCAGCTGCTGATGATAAGTCATACGGTGAAGCTGTTGGTACCGATGCTCTTTCAGATACTCCGCGCAAGATTACCGCTGAAGAAATCTCAGCCGGTGCGTTGATCAGCGAAAAGGGCTATCAGGATCGTCTGGCTTCAAAGAACCTCGAAGGTGTTTTGACTCAGCTCAAGGACGCTGAGAGCCGCCGTGGCGACCGTCTGATTGCGAACTCAGAAGCTCGCGTCATTCTTGAGGTCAAAGACCTCTCAATTTTCTTCCCCGAACGTTTCGGCGACACCCCTGTTGTTGACCGCGTCTCCTTCACCGTTCATGAGGGTCAGACTATGGGTCTTGTGGGCGAATCGGGTTCAGGTAAGTCAATTACTTCACTGGCAATCATTGGTTTGCTCGATAAGAAGGCAAAGATTACCGGTTCGGTGATGTTCGAGGGTCAGGAGCTGGTTGGTGCCTCAGAGGATCAGTACCAGAAACTTCGCGGTGCTGTGATCTCTATGGTTTACCAGGATGCGTTGAGCTCGCTCAACCCCTCCATGCTGATTAAGGATCAGATGTTGCAGCTGACCCGCCGCGGTGGACGCAAGACTCCCGAGGAACTGCTCACCCTGGTAAAGCTTGATGCAGAACGCACTCTGAACTCTTACCCGCACGAACTCTCCGGTGGTCAGCGTCAGCGCGTGCTGATTGCTATGGCACTTTCACGCTCACCCAAGCTCGTGATTGCCGATGAGCCCACCACTGCGCTCGACGTGACCGTTCAGAAAGAAGTTATTGCTCTCTTGAACGAGCTGCGCGAGCAGTTGGGCTTCGCCATGATCTTCGTGTCGCACGACTTGGCTCTGGTGGCTCAGGTAGCTCACCGCATCTCGGTGATGTACGCGGGTCAGGTTGTAGAGTCTGGCGCTACCAGCCAGTTGCTGATGAACCCCAAGCACGAGTACACCCGTGGTCTGTTGGGCTCAGTTCTTTCAATTGAGTCAGGTTCTAAGCGTCTCTACCAGATTCCCGGCACCGTGCCTTCCCCCGGCGACTTCGCCAAGGGTGACCGGTTCGCTCCGCGCTCACTGCGCGAGGGTGCTGACCCCAACCAGCAGCTCGTCTTTGTGCCGGTTGAAGGCGAAGAAGACCACTACTGGGCATCGCACCTTGAAACCACCTCGACCAAGCAGGGAGCTTAA